The Thiogranum longum genome includes a region encoding these proteins:
- a CDS encoding HupE/UreJ family protein, with translation MQKLLHPFMGHDHLLVMVAVGFWATRQRNLGSTILLPHGMAHVAEAGTLSMLPVIAMMSGSALLHALGLTLSIWTRSQGLTCFYRLTGAGLIVAGTGLVVVTV, from the coding sequence TTGCAAAAATTGCTCCACCCGTTTATGGGGCACGATCACCTGCTGGTGATGGTTGCTGTGGGTTTCTGGGCGACGCGGCAACGTAACCTGGGATCGACCATATTGCTACCACATGGAATGGCACATGTCGCTGAGGCCGGAACCCTGAGTATGCTGCCTGTTATTGCAATGATGAGTGGCAGTGCATTACTGCATGCCCTGGGGCTTACGCTGAGTATCTGGACACGGAGTCAGGGATTAACCTGTTTTTACCGTCTAACAGGCGCAGGTTTGATCGTTGCCGGTACAGGGCTTGTGGTGGTTACGGTTTAA
- a CDS encoding substrate-binding domain-containing protein: MFKKNTLTAVIIALTTGLAALPVAVTADDDDKDKDGFVLTGNCAQLPADRTTEFHGNPATSNLNLAMAGNQWVVFDKFMQAFNELRAEDDDDIDLTAIGNQPRTFAGLQKKGADYFIELIPPGQERNQIKSGCMLLGNEDPRNYLPTSIQVDFDVFTSTNFNLMRDLAANGFVTEAIPYIRNQLTLMTDATNSTGIGDAADPTIDATLDLLDPAIRVSEVDHINEGVHRGINAMYQRMDEYTRLNGTAADIAALDMLLSAVANPQPGSPAATRTGVSTNFSLATNPACNYSGHASIADGTLRMCEFAILNKANTHETRVHHVETPSRILAGESDVGPVWVSELQLAVNNGDAVSGFQPIDAVNRPVVYSVAFLATMQKKHRKLAKKWVDFLRSPEGVQIYVDGGFSALTGSEQGERYSIADDGSLVIVPFTP, encoded by the coding sequence ATGTTCAAGAAAAACACACTGACTGCTGTCATCATTGCGCTGACAACTGGCCTGGCAGCACTACCTGTTGCCGTGACGGCCGACGATGATGACAAGGACAAAGATGGTTTTGTGCTAACCGGCAATTGCGCCCAGTTACCCGCAGACCGAACCACCGAGTTCCACGGCAACCCTGCTACCAGCAACCTTAACCTGGCTATGGCGGGTAACCAGTGGGTTGTTTTCGACAAGTTTATGCAAGCCTTCAATGAGCTTCGCGCTGAAGATGATGATGACATCGATCTAACCGCCATTGGCAACCAGCCACGTACATTCGCCGGTCTGCAGAAAAAAGGCGCTGACTACTTCATCGAGCTTATCCCCCCGGGCCAGGAACGTAACCAGATCAAGAGTGGCTGCATGCTGCTAGGCAATGAAGACCCTCGTAACTACCTGCCAACCAGTATCCAGGTCGATTTTGATGTCTTTACCAGCACCAACTTCAACCTGATGCGTGACCTTGCAGCCAACGGTTTTGTGACAGAAGCCATTCCCTACATCCGCAACCAGCTGACGTTGATGACGGATGCCACCAACAGCACAGGAATAGGCGACGCCGCAGACCCGACCATCGATGCCACGCTCGACCTGCTGGACCCGGCTATTCGCGTCTCTGAAGTCGATCATATCAACGAGGGCGTACATCGCGGCATCAATGCCATGTACCAACGCATGGATGAGTATACCCGGCTGAACGGTACTGCAGCCGATATTGCAGCGCTGGATATGTTGCTGTCTGCCGTGGCCAATCCACAACCGGGTTCACCGGCGGCAACCCGCACCGGTGTGAGCACAAACTTCAGTCTCGCCACCAACCCGGCCTGCAACTATAGCGGCCATGCGTCCATTGCTGACGGTACGCTACGGATGTGCGAGTTCGCCATTCTGAACAAGGCCAATACACACGAAACCCGGGTTCATCATGTCGAAACACCCTCACGTATCCTTGCGGGTGAGTCCGATGTCGGTCCTGTCTGGGTGTCCGAGCTGCAACTGGCTGTCAACAATGGTGACGCTGTGAGCGGCTTCCAGCCAATCGACGCCGTAAACCGCCCCGTTGTCTACTCGGTTGCCTTCCTTGCCACTATGCAGAAAAAACACAGGAAACTGGCAAAAAAATGGGTGGATTTCCTGCGCAGTCCTGAAGGTGTGCAGATTTATGTCGATGGTGGTTTCTCTGCACTGACAGGTTCCGAGCAGGGTGAACGCTACTCGATAGCCGATGATGGCAGTCTTGTGATTGTGCCGTTCACACCCTGA
- a CDS encoding response regulator transcription factor — MKPAIHIVDDDRLARESLKWLAESAHLSVCEFECGQAFLDHFDDGLPGCVVLDVRMPDINGMELYARLKKLGATIPVIIVTGHADVAMAVRAMKAGAYDFIEKPYNDALMLELLQSAIACDRDERLRKTQVDNVRSRIERLTPREYEVMKYVLHSKQNKVIASELGISIKTVELHRANLMTKMDAASPTELVRLAMIAGLDPGSS; from the coding sequence ATGAAACCTGCAATCCATATCGTGGATGACGACCGACTGGCCAGGGAATCGCTGAAATGGCTTGCCGAATCTGCCCACCTGTCAGTGTGTGAATTCGAATGTGGGCAGGCTTTCCTTGATCACTTTGATGACGGGCTACCCGGCTGCGTTGTCCTCGATGTTCGCATGCCCGATATCAACGGAATGGAACTGTATGCGCGTTTAAAAAAACTTGGTGCCACAATTCCTGTAATTATTGTCACTGGCCATGCAGATGTAGCAATGGCAGTCAGAGCCATGAAGGCCGGGGCCTATGATTTTATCGAGAAGCCCTACAATGACGCACTGATGCTGGAACTGCTACAGAGCGCAATTGCCTGTGACAGGGACGAGCGATTGCGTAAAACACAGGTAGACAACGTTCGCAGCAGGATAGAACGCCTGACACCACGTGAATATGAAGTGATGAAATACGTACTGCACTCAAAACAGAACAAGGTTATCGCCTCAGAACTTGGCATCAGCATTAAAACCGTCGAACTACACCGTGCAAACCTGATGACCAAGATGGATGCAGCATCGCCGACCGAACTGGTCAGACTGGCAATGATTGCAGGCCTCGACCCGGGATCGTCCTAG
- a CDS encoding PhnD/SsuA/transferrin family substrate-binding protein, translating to MQHRHKTLLPAGMLLALVLGAAPVDHLAADEGAVIRIGILAYRGKTLALTRWSATAKYLSAHIGRPFEIVPVDLDEMADAINTGKLQFTLTNPGNYVSLEARFGASRIATMQTREQGQTRVRYGAVIITRSANSSIQSLQDLKGKSFMAVSPVAFGGFQMAWRELIENGIDPFSDLSDLQFAGFPQDKIIHAVQTGAVDAATVRAETLMRMVEAGTVDLNAFRILNPQHGKGSTLPLSTRLYPEWPFATLRNTPRELATRVAQALLSMPADHPAAQASRTAGWTVPLDYSPVHRLMKTLKIGPYQILRQTSLSAVIKRYAGWIGGITLLLLSLIILNGYISRTNHRLKHAQSVLRNEISERKRSQEALARYRDTLEDEVTKRTEDLEETNRSLEKSRMALRELVKITSAPDLSHEEKLARLLDTGREYFSLPVAVLASIKAGGRQICRVSGDTGLVKNRAGPLSNACVTRLIEHKGEPLDIPDLEQVKNDTCGCRQQGWRNYLGAAVIVDGRIHCTLEFAGTHARESTYSTWDHELLKVMAQWIADEVELQIAHEARQRHQAEFARVSRMNTIGEMAASLAHELNQPLTGAINYCNGCLRMLRDGKNDSETLAIGMQNAVEGATLAADIIRRIREFVQKGDSRQCAVDLNQAVCNVATLVKHEASRHQVKLRLDLDKNLPLVDGDLIQLEQVVLNFIRNGIDAMDAVISGHRILTVTTLHTKGGAVMVSTKDNGEGITDEAMPRIFDAFYTTKADGMGIGLSISRSIIEAHQGNIRARSLSNGGTELLFELPIRPANLS from the coding sequence ATGCAGCACCGACATAAAACTCTATTACCTGCAGGCATGCTGCTGGCACTGGTCCTGGGAGCGGCCCCCGTTGACCATCTGGCTGCAGACGAGGGAGCTGTCATTCGCATCGGAATCCTCGCCTACCGGGGTAAAACACTCGCACTGACCCGCTGGTCTGCAACAGCAAAGTATCTTTCAGCACACATAGGCCGGCCTTTTGAAATTGTCCCGGTAGACCTTGATGAGATGGCAGATGCCATCAATACAGGTAAATTACAGTTCACCCTGACGAACCCGGGAAATTACGTCAGTCTTGAGGCACGGTTTGGAGCCTCACGTATTGCCACCATGCAAACGCGGGAACAAGGGCAAACACGTGTTCGCTATGGCGCCGTCATTATCACCCGGTCTGCAAATTCCAGCATCCAGTCACTCCAGGACCTGAAGGGGAAATCGTTTATGGCAGTCAGTCCCGTTGCCTTTGGCGGGTTTCAGATGGCCTGGCGTGAACTCATCGAGAATGGTATCGACCCCTTCAGTGATCTCAGTGATCTCCAGTTTGCCGGTTTCCCCCAGGACAAGATTATCCATGCCGTACAAACTGGCGCGGTCGATGCCGCAACTGTACGTGCAGAAACCTTGATGCGCATGGTAGAAGCCGGAACGGTAGACCTGAACGCTTTCAGAATTCTGAATCCTCAACATGGAAAAGGCAGCACGCTTCCTTTGAGTACCCGGCTTTACCCGGAATGGCCGTTTGCCACGCTAAGAAATACACCCCGTGAACTGGCAACCCGCGTGGCACAGGCCCTGCTCTCCATGCCGGCTGACCACCCGGCCGCACAGGCATCACGTACCGCGGGGTGGACCGTACCGCTGGATTACTCACCGGTCCACCGACTGATGAAGACATTGAAGATCGGCCCTTACCAGATTTTACGCCAGACCTCTTTAAGTGCCGTTATCAAACGCTATGCCGGCTGGATCGGAGGCATTACCCTGCTCCTGCTGTCCCTGATTATCCTTAACGGCTATATCTCGCGCACCAACCACAGACTCAAACATGCACAGTCTGTTCTGCGCAATGAAATATCCGAACGAAAGCGTTCCCAGGAAGCCCTGGCGCGGTACCGGGACACCCTCGAAGATGAAGTAACAAAACGCACGGAAGACCTGGAAGAAACCAACCGGTCGCTGGAAAAAAGTCGCATGGCATTAAGGGAACTGGTCAAAATCACCAGTGCACCGGACCTGTCTCATGAAGAAAAACTGGCAAGGCTGCTGGACACAGGCCGTGAATATTTTTCCCTGCCGGTTGCGGTCCTCGCCAGTATAAAAGCTGGTGGGCGCCAAATCTGCAGGGTTTCGGGAGACACTGGTCTGGTAAAAAACCGTGCCGGTCCATTGAGTAACGCATGCGTCACCCGATTGATTGAACACAAGGGTGAACCTCTCGATATCCCTGATCTGGAACAGGTTAAAAATGACACGTGCGGGTGCCGGCAACAGGGCTGGAGGAACTATCTTGGCGCTGCTGTAATCGTTGATGGACGCATTCACTGCACGCTTGAATTTGCCGGAACTCATGCACGTGAAAGCACATACAGCACCTGGGATCACGAATTACTCAAAGTCATGGCCCAGTGGATCGCTGATGAAGTGGAACTGCAAATTGCACATGAAGCACGACAACGCCACCAGGCTGAATTCGCGCGCGTATCCCGCATGAACACCATCGGAGAAATGGCTGCAAGTCTTGCACATGAACTTAACCAGCCTCTGACGGGGGCCATAAATTACTGCAACGGCTGCCTGCGCATGCTTCGGGACGGGAAAAACGATAGCGAAACCCTCGCCATTGGCATGCAGAATGCTGTCGAAGGTGCAACGCTGGCAGCCGATATTATTCGACGCATCCGGGAGTTCGTGCAAAAAGGCGATAGCCGGCAATGCGCGGTCGACCTTAACCAGGCCGTATGCAACGTGGCAACGCTCGTCAAACACGAGGCCAGTCGCCACCAGGTAAAACTCAGACTGGATCTGGATAAAAACCTCCCGCTTGTCGACGGAGACCTGATCCAGCTTGAACAGGTTGTGCTTAACTTTATTCGAAACGGAATTGATGCCATGGATGCCGTGATATCAGGGCATCGAATTCTCACGGTAACAACGCTACACACTAAAGGAGGGGCTGTTATGGTCAGCACAAAAGACAACGGGGAAGGTATAACAGATGAAGCGATGCCAAGGATCTTTGACGCTTTCTATACCACCAAGGCGGACGGGATGGGAATAGGCCTGTCAATAAGCCGTTCTATTATTGAGGCCCACCAGGGAAATATCAGGGCCAGATCACTTTCCAATGGCGGAACAGAGCTTCTTTTCGAACTACCGATACGACCGGCAAACCTGTCATGA